The Microbacterium foliorum genome has a window encoding:
- a CDS encoding FHA domain-containing protein: MNARHIDDRPDEGYTPTTTHAEFGAGNPRLRVSRDGLRSEFALDVDVARIGSSPDNELTLDGADAVHATITHDDRDEYVLEMHGAGEMNTNPDAEATHPGERTQTLRTGARFTVGDWELVFAREEFADHGRPYGGRKGGEYSDQPLQPERPDYSDEAAVESDAPTHADSAEEQ; the protein is encoded by the coding sequence ATGAACGCTCGACACATCGACGACCGGCCCGACGAGGGGTACACCCCCACGACCACTCACGCCGAGTTCGGTGCCGGCAACCCACGCCTTCGCGTGTCGCGGGACGGTCTGCGGTCGGAGTTCGCGCTCGACGTCGACGTGGCGCGCATCGGTTCTTCGCCCGACAACGAGCTCACCCTCGACGGCGCCGACGCCGTGCACGCGACGATCACGCACGACGACCGCGATGAGTACGTTCTCGAGATGCACGGCGCGGGCGAGATGAACACCAACCCCGACGCCGAGGCCACGCACCCCGGTGAGCGCACGCAGACCCTGCGCACCGGCGCCCGTTTCACGGTCGGCGACTGGGAGCTCGTCTTCGCCCGCGAGGAGTTCGCGGACCACGGTCGCCCTTACGGCGGGCGCAAGGGCGGGGAGTACTCCGACCAGCCCCTGCAGCCGGAGCGCCCGGACTACTCCGACGAGGCGGCGGTCGAGTCCGACGCCCCCACGCACGCGGACTCCGCCGAAGAGCAGTGA
- a CDS encoding phosphate/phosphite/phosphonate ABC transporter substrate-binding protein: MKLRVLPLLAGAAIIALGLAACSGPAEATGTPGAEGSSSAGGFAVDENTLVFGVVPDSVDTETNYQPLMDYIAEITGKTVEYHESTDYAALIEAAVAGKVDVASFSGFTYVTATNNGAKLTPISSIVTEEGQEPGYFSQAIVPVDSDISSIKDFAGKKVCFVDPSSTSGYLFPSYNLLEAGIDPKTDITPVFAGKHDVSVQKVGEGVECEVGFAEDSEVEKSDAVKVVDETMVPGAPLVYSSTLPDDVSKKLIDGLSEITIDDIIAAGIDGADTDAFRSVFYATKPVDDAYYDLIRDICEETEAEQCKA, from the coding sequence ATGAAGCTCCGCGTCCTTCCCCTCCTCGCCGGTGCCGCGATCATCGCGCTCGGCCTCGCCGCCTGCTCCGGTCCTGCCGAGGCCACCGGCACGCCCGGCGCCGAGGGATCGTCCTCGGCCGGCGGGTTCGCCGTCGACGAGAACACGCTCGTCTTCGGTGTCGTCCCCGACTCGGTCGACACCGAGACGAACTACCAGCCGCTCATGGACTACATCGCCGAGATCACCGGCAAGACGGTCGAATACCACGAGTCCACCGACTACGCGGCGCTCATCGAAGCGGCCGTCGCCGGCAAGGTCGATGTCGCATCGTTCTCGGGCTTCACCTACGTCACGGCGACGAACAACGGGGCGAAGCTGACGCCGATCTCCTCGATCGTGACGGAGGAGGGCCAGGAGCCCGGCTACTTCTCGCAGGCGATCGTCCCCGTCGACAGCGACATCTCGAGCATCAAGGACTTCGCGGGCAAGAAGGTCTGCTTCGTCGACCCGTCGTCGACGTCGGGCTACCTGTTCCCCTCGTACAACCTCCTCGAAGCGGGCATCGACCCGAAGACCGACATCACTCCGGTCTTCGCCGGCAAGCACGACGTGAGCGTGCAGAAGGTCGGCGAGGGCGTCGAGTGCGAGGTCGGCTTCGCCGAGGACTCCGAGGTCGAGAAGTCGGATGCCGTGAAGGTCGTCGACGAGACGATGGTGCCCGGCGCCCCGCTCGTCTACTCGTCCACCCTGCCCGACGACGTCTCGAAGAAGCTCATCGACGGACTGTCCGAGATCACGATCGACGACATCATCGCCGCCGGCATCGACGGCGCCGACACCGACGCGTTCCGCAGCGTCTTCTACGCCACGAAGCCGGTCGATGACGCCTACTACGACCTGATCCGCGACATCTGCGAAGAGACCGAAGCGGAGCAGTGCAAGGCCTGA
- a CDS encoding DUF7882 family protein, with amino-acid sequence MGKFIYEGTVKSEIEDRALTHLQLVITAKLRRAEPFSFSWREDASVGGGRTTVWIHPASSLVFKYFGSRQPSINRAWVEALAFTANAPSGLHMVPEPQDASGVPASADPADHPHL; translated from the coding sequence ATGGGCAAGTTCATCTACGAGGGCACCGTGAAGTCCGAGATCGAGGACCGCGCCCTCACTCACCTGCAGCTCGTCATCACCGCGAAACTGCGCCGCGCCGAGCCGTTCTCCTTCAGCTGGAGAGAGGATGCCAGCGTCGGCGGCGGACGCACGACGGTGTGGATCCACCCGGCGAGCTCGCTCGTGTTCAAGTACTTCGGCAGTCGTCAGCCCTCCATCAATCGGGCGTGGGTCGAGGCGCTCGCCTTCACCGCGAACGCCCCGAGCGGCCTGCACATGGTCCCCGAGCCCCAGGACGCCTCGGGCGTTCCGGCGAGCGCGGATCCGGCGGATCACCCGCACCTCTGA
- a CDS encoding sensor histidine kinase, whose amino-acid sequence MAFGPPRTGDSVVSRLGKGEKLSTIERIAVLATVITMVVFGIVGLFLPPGVDPFFAAVSIASTAVLVLYLWWPLIATCALAVVFALSFFTGSQTDVLTVAALAAALIMRLGWNALILSYAGVFLLATALVAFGETSTPINLGIYLISATVAGAVGFALRVAFARGRTLEVQLAEKAEQERQAVLAERRWIAGELHDSIAHHLTVVSLHVQMLDDDRTSTDSQEAIRIAARKAMTDLRFVIDLADDGPRSEGMPTGDLAASVDEAMQEFESAGQSVLLDGDPADERIPRAAEIVLARIMRESATNILKYAGTGEIEIRFDVDDDLAQMTVSSPLSVTPRRELSSSRTGIGRMAERVLGASGEFSAGEVDGRWVVSARLPIARSVATP is encoded by the coding sequence ATGGCTTTTGGTCCTCCCCGCACTGGCGACTCCGTCGTTTCACGGCTCGGGAAGGGTGAGAAGCTCAGCACGATCGAACGCATCGCGGTTCTCGCGACCGTCATCACGATGGTCGTCTTCGGGATAGTCGGACTGTTCCTCCCTCCGGGAGTGGACCCGTTCTTCGCCGCGGTCAGCATCGCATCGACCGCCGTGCTCGTGCTGTATCTCTGGTGGCCTCTCATCGCGACGTGCGCACTCGCCGTCGTGTTCGCACTCTCGTTCTTCACGGGAAGCCAGACCGACGTCCTGACGGTCGCCGCACTCGCTGCGGCTCTGATCATGCGACTTGGCTGGAACGCGCTTATCCTCTCGTACGCGGGAGTCTTCCTCCTCGCGACGGCACTCGTTGCCTTCGGCGAGACGAGCACGCCGATCAACCTCGGCATCTATCTGATCTCCGCGACTGTCGCCGGAGCCGTGGGCTTCGCGCTGCGCGTGGCGTTCGCCCGAGGGCGAACCCTCGAAGTGCAGCTGGCCGAGAAGGCAGAGCAGGAACGTCAAGCAGTACTCGCCGAACGACGATGGATCGCCGGCGAACTGCATGACAGCATCGCGCACCACCTCACCGTGGTGTCGCTGCATGTGCAGATGCTCGACGACGATCGAACGAGCACCGATTCGCAAGAGGCGATCCGGATCGCCGCCCGCAAGGCGATGACCGATCTCCGCTTCGTGATCGACCTCGCCGACGACGGCCCCCGCTCCGAGGGCATGCCGACCGGTGACCTCGCCGCATCCGTCGATGAGGCGATGCAGGAATTCGAATCGGCCGGACAGTCGGTGCTGCTCGACGGCGACCCCGCAGACGAGCGCATCCCTCGCGCCGCCGAGATCGTCCTCGCCCGCATCATGCGCGAATCCGCCACGAACATCCTCAAATACGCCGGCACGGGCGAGATCGAGATCCGCTTCGACGTCGACGACGATCTCGCGCAGATGACCGTGAGCAGCCCCCTGTCGGTGACGCCGCGTCGCGAACTCTCCTCCAGTCGTACCGGAATCGGCCGCATGGCCGAGCGGGTGCTCGGCGCGAGCGGCGAGTTCAGTGCGGGAGAAGTCGATGGTCGGTGGGTCGTGTCCGCACGTCTACCGATCGCTCGATCCGTCGCGACGCCATGA
- the phnE gene encoding phosphonate ABC transporter, permease protein PhnE: protein MTLLSDARAHEVPARVSVADRAPRRPISPERIAAGLTLLALLVLGILAVNEVGISIPAMVQSWGNAENFMARVGGLTFPEPGDLAWLTALTVGLVLVGTLLAAVLSVPIAYLAASNTTPGNGWRAAARFVGALTRALPDVVLAMAFVLMFSLGTLPGILAIGIHSIGMISKMFADAIEQIDEGPRLAIRAAGGSKMQEFAAGILPQVLPSWVATVLHRNDINLRGSVVLGYVGVAGLGLEMSYAFKALNYGKGLGIALVIFVLCVVMEIVSSMVRGAMLGQQRHTRSWIDRLIHPRLGDRATSDSPTTSPAWAVSPQTAVRRPWTAERVRNTVAVAVAVLVMIGSVIVSQINWMDFFTVWARIPEVAGRFWPPSFGNYEAAAMVSAMRDTVAIALAATVLTLLPSLILGSLAASNVAPSAGARGVARFLLVGIRGIPELILAIVLVVITGLGAQAGVIALAIGGIGLLGKLIADSFEEVDRGPERALRAVGATRLQTYASATVPQGMQALIGHSFYMLDTNIRAATILGIVGGGGVGYYLLNASQGSRYETVTAIVLMILVTVLVVEGLAMWMRRVFR, encoded by the coding sequence GTGACTCTCCTCTCCGACGCGCGGGCGCACGAGGTCCCCGCGAGGGTATCCGTCGCCGATCGAGCCCCGCGGCGTCCGATCTCGCCCGAGCGCATCGCCGCAGGGCTGACCCTTCTCGCTCTCCTCGTGCTCGGCATCCTCGCCGTGAACGAGGTGGGCATCTCGATCCCCGCCATGGTGCAGAGCTGGGGCAACGCCGAGAACTTCATGGCCCGCGTCGGCGGTCTCACCTTTCCGGAGCCGGGCGACCTCGCCTGGCTGACCGCGCTCACGGTCGGACTCGTGCTGGTGGGCACCCTGCTGGCCGCGGTGCTGTCGGTGCCGATCGCGTATCTCGCGGCATCGAACACGACGCCGGGCAACGGATGGCGCGCCGCCGCACGATTCGTGGGAGCCCTCACCCGCGCCCTTCCCGACGTCGTGCTCGCCATGGCGTTCGTGCTCATGTTCTCGCTCGGCACGCTCCCCGGAATCCTGGCGATCGGCATCCACTCGATCGGCATGATCTCGAAGATGTTCGCCGATGCGATCGAGCAGATCGACGAGGGGCCGCGGCTCGCGATCCGTGCCGCGGGCGGATCCAAGATGCAGGAGTTCGCCGCCGGCATCCTTCCGCAGGTGCTCCCGAGCTGGGTCGCGACGGTGCTGCACCGCAATGACATCAACCTTCGCGGAAGCGTCGTCCTCGGATATGTCGGCGTCGCCGGGCTCGGGCTCGAGATGTCGTACGCATTCAAGGCGCTCAACTACGGCAAGGGCCTCGGCATCGCGCTGGTGATCTTCGTCCTCTGCGTCGTGATGGAGATCGTCTCGAGCATGGTGCGGGGCGCGATGCTCGGGCAGCAGAGGCACACCCGCTCGTGGATCGACCGGCTGATCCACCCCCGCCTCGGCGACCGGGCGACGAGCGATTCCCCGACCACGAGCCCGGCGTGGGCGGTCTCTCCGCAGACCGCGGTGCGTCGGCCGTGGACCGCGGAACGAGTGCGCAACACCGTGGCGGTCGCGGTCGCCGTGCTCGTGATGATCGGCAGCGTCATCGTCAGCCAGATCAACTGGATGGACTTCTTCACCGTCTGGGCCAGGATCCCCGAGGTGGCAGGCCGGTTCTGGCCGCCGTCGTTCGGCAACTACGAGGCCGCGGCGATGGTCTCGGCGATGCGCGACACGGTGGCCATCGCTCTCGCCGCCACCGTGCTCACCCTGCTGCCCTCGCTGATCCTCGGATCGCTGGCCGCGAGCAATGTCGCACCGAGCGCGGGTGCGCGAGGCGTGGCACGGTTCCTGCTCGTCGGCATCCGCGGCATCCCCGAGCTGATCCTCGCGATCGTGCTCGTCGTGATCACCGGTCTCGGTGCCCAGGCCGGCGTCATCGCCCTCGCGATCGGCGGCATCGGACTGCTCGGCAAGCTGATCGCCGACTCGTTCGAAGAGGTCGACCGAGGCCCCGAGCGCGCCCTCCGCGCCGTCGGCGCGACCCGGCTGCAGACCTACGCCTCTGCGACCGTGCCGCAGGGCATGCAGGCGCTGATCGGACACAGCTTCTACATGCTCGACACGAACATCCGTGCGGCGACCATCCTAGGCATCGTCGGCGGTGGCGGGGTCGGCTACTACCTGCTCAACGCCAGCCAGGGCTCGCGCTACGAGACGGTGACCGCGATCGTGCTCATGATCCTCGTGACGGTGCTCGTCGTCGAGGGACTCGCGATGTGGATGCGCAGGGTGTTCCGGTGA
- a CDS encoding TIGR03364 family FAD-dependent oxidoreductase, whose amino-acid sequence MTGVALTTAANTADTADVVVVGSGIVGLGAAYAAARRGLSVIVVDRADAPVGATIRNFGHLCIGAQTGEARRYADASRELWLRLSRDAGFWLRESGTLVAARHADEIAVLERAAADGGIRMLETDELRRLAPLRAEGLVGGAHIEPDLQTDPRTAAAAIVRHLATLGVDFRFRTAVTSVAGGRVETSRGSLTAGAVVVAVNQDIDQLLPEIAETGGVMRCALDMMRAAVSMPRPLSAPLLTGWSLVRYGRFADGDAATALRERLHAERPDLAALDLNQMYTQLPDGTLIIGDSHSVAVSPSPFQPEAAFAAFLAEAEALFEMPPPRVLERWQGVYAKAAQEFLIRTPDERMLVLAATTGIGMTTGLGLAEENLTAAFGWAPALEGTP is encoded by the coding sequence GTGACCGGCGTCGCACTGACCACTGCGGCGAACACGGCCGATACGGCAGATGTCGTCGTCGTCGGCTCGGGCATCGTCGGTCTCGGCGCCGCCTATGCGGCCGCGCGACGAGGGCTGAGCGTCATCGTCGTCGACAGAGCGGATGCTCCGGTCGGGGCGACGATCCGCAACTTCGGCCACCTCTGCATCGGCGCACAGACGGGAGAGGCGCGGCGGTACGCGGATGCGTCGCGCGAGCTGTGGCTGCGCCTGTCGCGCGACGCCGGCTTCTGGCTGCGTGAATCCGGCACCCTGGTCGCGGCCCGTCATGCCGACGAGATCGCGGTGCTCGAACGGGCGGCGGCAGACGGCGGCATCCGGATGCTCGAGACCGACGAGCTGCGGCGGCTCGCGCCGCTGCGGGCCGAGGGTCTCGTCGGCGGTGCGCACATCGAACCCGACCTGCAGACCGATCCGCGCACCGCGGCCGCAGCCATCGTCCGCCACCTGGCGACGCTCGGCGTGGACTTCCGCTTCCGCACCGCGGTGACCTCCGTGGCGGGCGGAAGGGTGGAGACGAGCAGGGGGTCGCTCACCGCCGGCGCGGTGGTGGTCGCGGTGAACCAGGACATCGACCAACTGCTGCCCGAGATCGCGGAGACGGGCGGCGTGATGCGCTGTGCCCTCGACATGATGCGCGCCGCCGTCTCGATGCCGCGTCCGCTCTCGGCTCCGCTCCTCACGGGCTGGTCGCTCGTGCGGTACGGGCGCTTCGCCGACGGCGACGCGGCGACAGCACTGCGGGAGCGCCTGCACGCGGAGCGCCCCGATCTCGCCGCTCTCGATCTGAATCAGATGTACACGCAGCTGCCGGACGGCACCCTCATCATCGGCGACTCGCACAGCGTCGCCGTCTCGCCGTCGCCGTTCCAGCCCGAGGCGGCCTTCGCCGCGTTCCTCGCCGAGGCGGAGGCGCTGTTCGAGATGCCGCCGCCACGGGTGCTGGAGCGGTGGCAGGGCGTCTATGCCAAGGCCGCGCAGGAATTCCTCATCCGGACACCGGACGAGCGGATGCTGGTGCTCGCCGCGACCACCGGCATCGGAATGACCACGGGGCTGGGGCTCGCCGAAGAGAATCTCACCGCCGCCTTCGGGTGGGCACCCGCACTGGAAGGAACACCATGA
- a CDS encoding GntR family transcriptional regulator has protein sequence MAEAVYTQIAEDLRTQIASGVLRPGDDVPTEADLAERWHTSRGPIRNALAALRGEGLIETGRGRPARVVARKANQAVDMSVPFTRWARDLGVTPGAQTQELSLRRAGDRAEALGVSPDDTIVGVVRLRSLDGRPTMLERLFYTEAVGRRLFDIDTDEVSITEYLGSVGHPIVGLEHQIDAVAADEQDAALLRVPQGTPILRLSRISRDAQGQIFESSEDRYLSEVVRFTVAASGISTDGHYMRAVGG, from the coding sequence GTGGCTGAAGCTGTATACACCCAGATCGCCGAGGACCTGCGGACGCAGATCGCCTCGGGAGTGCTGCGACCGGGAGACGATGTGCCGACCGAGGCCGACCTCGCCGAACGCTGGCACACCTCGCGCGGCCCGATCCGCAATGCCCTGGCCGCGCTGCGCGGCGAAGGGCTGATCGAGACGGGTCGCGGCCGCCCCGCGCGCGTGGTCGCCCGCAAGGCGAATCAGGCGGTCGACATGTCGGTGCCCTTCACGCGATGGGCGCGCGATCTCGGGGTCACCCCGGGTGCGCAGACGCAGGAGCTGAGTCTGCGCCGCGCCGGCGACCGGGCCGAGGCGCTCGGGGTGTCACCCGACGACACGATCGTCGGCGTCGTGCGACTGCGATCGCTCGATGGACGGCCCACCATGCTGGAGCGCCTCTTCTACACCGAGGCGGTCGGGCGGCGTCTGTTCGATATCGACACCGACGAGGTCTCGATCACCGAGTACCTCGGATCGGTGGGCCACCCGATCGTGGGCCTGGAGCACCAGATCGATGCTGTGGCCGCTGACGAACAGGATGCTGCACTGCTGCGCGTTCCACAGGGAACACCGATTCTGCGGTTGAGCCGCATCTCCCGGGACGCGCAGGGGCAGATCTTCGAATCATCGGAGGATCGCTACCTGAGCGAGGTCGTGCGGTTCACCGTGGCGGCATCCGGAATCTCGACGGACGGGCACTACATGCGGGCGGTCGGCGGCTGA
- a CDS encoding CinA family protein, whose product MTTENASLDRLSPLDGLSPLDRLSPLDRLSPLDRLSQVAAERGLRICVVESLTSGRLSSTVGAGADAGTWFAGGLVAYLTDVKERMLGLTPGTDPCSAECAEQLAANGRQLFDADLCVSTTGVGGPEADGGHEPGTVFLGWATDHGVGHRMLALTGDPSEVLDATVDTAARLLAFHAEGLHPAGPRRTGSSAPPTD is encoded by the coding sequence GTGACGACCGAGAACGCTTCTCTCGACCGGCTCAGCCCCCTCGACGGACTCAGCCCCCTCGATCGGCTCAGCCCCCTCGATCGGCTAAGCCCCCTCGACCGGCTCAGTCAGGTCGCCGCGGAACGCGGGCTGCGGATCTGCGTGGTCGAATCGCTGACCTCGGGGCGGCTGTCCAGCACGGTCGGGGCGGGCGCGGATGCCGGCACGTGGTTCGCGGGCGGCCTCGTCGCCTACCTCACCGACGTCAAGGAGCGCATGCTGGGGCTGACTCCGGGCACCGACCCCTGCTCGGCGGAGTGCGCCGAGCAGCTCGCGGCGAACGGGCGGCAGCTGTTCGACGCCGACCTCTGCGTCTCGACGACGGGTGTCGGCGGGCCCGAGGCCGACGGTGGCCACGAGCCCGGAACGGTGTTCCTCGGGTGGGCCACTGATCACGGCGTGGGTCATCGCATGCTCGCCCTCACCGGCGATCCGTCGGAGGTCCTCGACGCGACCGTCGACACGGCGGCCCGGCTGCTCGCCTTCCACGCCGAGGGTCTGCACCCCGCGGGTCCGCGGCGCACCGGATCGTCGGCGCCGCCCACGGACTGA
- a CDS encoding alcohol dehydrogenase catalytic domain-containing protein — protein MGTLLIRPPGNRRDVTLRPAATAMVWIGEGQPHEMIAVPGVALGEKDVLVAVEMSTICGSDVHTVQGHRSAPTPLVLGHESVGRIIAIGDAGATAVDGAALRIGDRVVWSVTVSCGACDRCLRGLPQKCRTLGKYGHDRIGVHGDLSGGFGTHVQVREGSAIVRVPESLPAAVLAPASCATATAWAAVARAARDHDLEGAAVRIHGAGLVGLSAAAIAADRGAIVEVLDPAPSRLALAARFGASTLDRDPDVVIEASGHAVTEALDGVATGGTVVLVGSVFPADPVALDAESIVRRLVTVAGVHNYTGTELAEAVAFLAGRGRAHPFVDAVGDVRQLAAVDEAIGVASAPGAPLRVGLVPRL, from the coding sequence ATGGGCACCCTGCTGATCCGACCGCCCGGCAACCGTCGAGACGTCACGCTGCGCCCGGCCGCCACCGCCATGGTGTGGATCGGCGAAGGGCAACCGCACGAGATGATCGCGGTGCCGGGGGTCGCGCTCGGCGAGAAGGACGTGCTGGTGGCGGTCGAGATGTCGACGATCTGCGGCTCCGATGTGCATACCGTGCAGGGGCACCGCTCAGCCCCGACGCCGCTGGTGCTCGGCCACGAGAGCGTCGGACGGATCATCGCCATCGGCGATGCCGGGGCGACCGCCGTCGATGGCGCAGCGCTGCGCATCGGCGACCGCGTGGTCTGGTCGGTGACGGTCTCGTGCGGAGCCTGCGACCGGTGCCTGCGGGGTCTGCCCCAGAAGTGCCGCACGCTGGGCAAGTACGGCCATGACCGCATCGGGGTGCACGGCGATCTCTCCGGCGGTTTCGGCACGCACGTGCAGGTGCGCGAGGGTTCGGCGATCGTCCGAGTGCCCGAGTCGCTGCCGGCGGCCGTGCTCGCCCCGGCGTCGTGTGCGACCGCCACCGCCTGGGCCGCCGTCGCACGGGCCGCGCGAGACCACGACCTCGAGGGTGCCGCCGTGCGGATCCACGGGGCGGGACTCGTCGGCCTCTCCGCCGCCGCGATCGCCGCGGACCGTGGCGCGATCGTCGAGGTCCTCGACCCCGCGCCCTCGCGCCTCGCGCTCGCCGCACGCTTCGGAGCGAGCACGCTGGATCGGGATCCGGATGTCGTGATCGAGGCCTCGGGCCACGCGGTCACCGAAGCGCTCGACGGCGTCGCCACGGGCGGGACGGTGGTGCTGGTCGGCAGCGTGTTCCCCGCGGACCCGGTGGCGCTGGATGCCGAGAGCATCGTCCGCCGCCTGGTGACGGTCGCCGGCGTGCACAACTACACCGGCACGGAGCTCGCGGAGGCCGTCGCGTTCCTCGCCGGTCGCGGTCGCGCGCATCCGTTCGTCGACGCGGTCGGCGACGTGCGGCAGCTGGCCGCTGTCGACGAGGCCATCGGCGTGGCATCCGCGCCGGGTGCGCCGCTGCGCGTCGGTCTGGTGCCGCGACTCTGA
- a CDS encoding HAD-IA family hydrolase yields the protein MTISSDSSLHPAAPHPAAAHPAAPPTASSLTAAPTELVVLDMAGTTVVDDGVVETAFRRAAERTGVADRMPWDDALAHVRATMGQSKIDVFTHLAGGDRAAAERATAAFEGAYAEIVAEQGVSEIPGAAQAIQGLKDAGLAVVLTTGFAPVTRDALIEGLGWRDLVDLALSPIDAGRGRPAPDLVLTAAIRSRVSSMSAVAVVGDTASDVESGRRAGAGFVAGVLTGAHDLHTLVAAGADAVLADVTGLHDVLAERGLLAAARTV from the coding sequence ATGACCATCTCGTCCGACTCCTCGCTGCACCCGGCGGCACCGCACCCGGCGGCCGCGCACCCGGCGGCACCGCCCACCGCGTCCTCCCTGACCGCCGCGCCCACAGAACTCGTCGTGCTCGACATGGCCGGTACCACGGTCGTCGACGACGGCGTGGTCGAGACCGCGTTCCGGCGTGCGGCCGAGCGCACGGGTGTCGCCGACCGGATGCCCTGGGACGACGCCCTCGCCCATGTTCGCGCGACGATGGGCCAGTCCAAGATCGATGTCTTCACGCACCTCGCAGGCGGCGACCGTGCCGCAGCCGAGCGCGCCACCGCGGCATTCGAGGGCGCGTACGCCGAGATCGTCGCTGAGCAGGGGGTCTCCGAGATCCCCGGGGCGGCGCAGGCGATCCAGGGATTGAAGGATGCCGGGCTGGCCGTGGTGCTGACCACGGGGTTCGCCCCGGTGACCCGAGACGCCCTGATCGAGGGCCTGGGATGGCGCGACCTGGTCGACCTCGCGCTGTCGCCGATCGATGCGGGGCGCGGTCGCCCCGCTCCGGACCTCGTGCTCACGGCGGCGATCCGCTCGCGGGTCTCGTCGATGTCGGCGGTCGCCGTGGTGGGCGACACGGCGAGCGACGTCGAGTCCGGACGCCGGGCCGGTGCGGGCTTCGTCGCCGGCGTGCTCACCGGAGCGCACGACCTGCACACCCTCGTCGCCGCCGGAGCCGATGCCGTGCTCGCCGATGTCACCGGACTCCACGACGTGCTCGCCGAGCGAGGGCTGCTCGCCGCCGCCCGCACCGTCTGA
- the phnC gene encoding phosphonate ABC transporter ATP-binding protein — protein MTAPASDALIRLDGVTKTFGSTTALKNASLQVSRGEIVVLLGLSGSGKSTLLRHLDGLELPTSGDIEVLGAKVPTLKGKALRRLRSRVGFIFQQFELVPSLTVLENVLTGSLSEVGGPRLGLWGYSKAAKLRALGHLDRVGLLDRAYQRSDTLSGGQQQRVAIARALMQKPDILLADEPVASLDPESSDQVMALIREIAADEGLTVVCSLHQVDLAISWADRIVGLRHGEIVLDTPTTDLTKAEVMEIYGRVATTTAEITAVQAELVEIAADVTELDGARVS, from the coding sequence ATGACTGCCCCCGCATCCGACGCCCTGATCCGCCTGGACGGCGTGACGAAGACCTTCGGCTCGACGACGGCGTTGAAGAACGCGTCGCTGCAGGTCTCACGAGGCGAGATCGTCGTCCTGCTCGGCCTCTCCGGCTCGGGCAAGTCGACGCTGCTCCGTCACCTCGACGGCCTCGAGCTCCCGACGTCGGGCGACATCGAGGTCCTCGGCGCGAAGGTGCCGACCCTCAAGGGCAAAGCCCTGCGCAGGCTCCGCAGCCGCGTCGGCTTCATCTTCCAGCAGTTCGAACTGGTGCCCTCGCTCACCGTTCTCGAGAACGTGCTCACCGGGTCGCTCTCCGAGGTCGGCGGGCCACGTCTCGGGCTGTGGGGCTATTCGAAGGCCGCGAAGCTCCGCGCACTCGGACACCTCGATCGGGTGGGTCTGCTCGACCGCGCCTACCAGCGCAGCGACACCCTCTCGGGTGGGCAGCAGCAGCGGGTCGCGATCGCCCGGGCGCTGATGCAGAAGCCCGACATCCTGCTGGCCGATGAGCCTGTCGCCTCTCTCGACCCCGAGTCCAGCGACCAGGTGATGGCGCTGATCCGCGAGATCGCCGCCGACGAGGGGCTCACCGTCGTCTGCAGCCTGCACCAGGTCGATCTCGCGATCTCCTGGGCCGATCGCATCGTCGGTCTGCGCCACGGCGAGATCGTGCTCGACACCCCCACCACCGACCTCACGAAGGCGGAGGTCATGGAGATCTACGGTCGCGTCGCCACGACGACTGCAGAGATCACCGCCGTCCAGGCCGAACTCGTCGAGATCGCGGCAGACGTGACCGAGCTCGACGGCGCGAGAGTCTCGTGA